A single window of Triplophysa rosa linkage group LG2, Trosa_1v2, whole genome shotgun sequence DNA harbors:
- the mob1ba gene encoding MOB kinase activator 1Ba encodes MSFLFGSRSSKTFKPKKNIPEGSHQYELLKHAEATLGSGNLRMAVMLPDGEDLNEWVAVNTVDFFNQINMLYGTITDFCTEESCPLMSAGPKYEYHWADGTNIKKPIKCSAPKYIDYLMTWVQDQLDDETLFPSKIGVPFPKNFMSVAKTILKRLFRVYAHIYHQHFDSVIQLQEEAHLNTSFKHFIFFVQEFNLIDRKELAPLQELIEKLTSKDR; translated from the exons ATGAGCTTTTTATT TGGAAGCCGCTCGTCGAAGACGTTCAAGCCAAAGAAGAACATTCCAGAGGGCTCGCACCAGTACGAGCTCCTGAAGCATGCAGAGGCCACGCTGGGCAGTGGAAACCTTCGCATGGCTGTCATGCTGCCCGATGGAGAAGATCTTAATGAATGGGTGGCAGTCAACA CTGTTGACTTCTTCAACCAGATCAACATGCTGTATGGGACCATCACAGACTTCTGCACTGAGGAAAGCTGCCCGTTAATGTCTGCTGGACCCAA GTATGAATATCACTGGGCAGATGGCACCAACATCAAAAAGCCAATCAAATGTTCAGCTCCGAAATACATTGATTACCTGATGACTTGGGTCCAAGATCAGCTTGACGATGAAACACTTTTCCCTTCAAAAATAG GGGTTCCTTTCCCAAAGAACTTCATGTCGGTGGCCAAGACGATTTTGAAGAGACTGTTCCGTGTTTACGCTCACATCTACCACCAGCACTTTGATTCTGTAATCCAGCTGCAGGAGGAGGCGCACCTCAACACCTCTTTCAAGCACTTTATCTTCtttgttcag GAATTTAATTTGATTGACAGGAAAGAACTTGCACCCCTTCAGGAGCTGATTGAGAAGCTCACATCCAAGGACAGATAA
- the rufy3 gene encoding protein RUFY3 isoform X3 has product MSDLTPHSEAPTPTTDKITQAARETIYLCNFRVSVDGEWLCLRELNDISLTPDPEPAHEDSWEDFTDLVEQMQMLDEFKDPKDPIAIERLNLMNMAKLSIKGLIESALNLGRTLDSDYAPLQQFFVVMEHCLKHGLKSKKTFLGQNKSFWGPLELVEKLTPEAGEITASVKDLPGLKTPLGRGRAWLRLALMQKKLSDYMKTIINRKDLLSEFYEPNALMMEEEGAVIAGLLVGLNVIDANLCMKGEDLDSQVGVIDFSMYLKDGAHSSKSTEGDGQITAILDQKNYVEELNRHLSASVNNLQAKVDALEKSNTKLTEELAVANNRIITLHEELERVKEESCYLVESSRKASRAEGTANGQVLGETRKQLKEETQLRLDVEKELELQIGMKQEMELSMKMLEKDICEKHDALVELRQQLDDMRTLNHELSVKSQSSEGSAKQKSDIIGRLEEKTNQMANAIKQLESRCKKAERERDLADEANRLFKQEFGDKIESLQQEVEQLRKQRSVLEQDLRKSREHHGSHSSDSLLGKTPPQRDMKQHVEEIRKELESVRKENDTLRTVLEEKSSLGSSLTLSHDGEQVLHLTDQSEDIDPLICPMCENQNSLTTPKKQCKNCSGVFCENCVAKELPLPSSINPEHVCDVCYSRLLQQYASTPS; this is encoded by the exons ATGTCCGATCTGACGCCCCATAGCGAGGCCCCCACCCCCACtactgacaaaatcacacagGCTGCCAGGGAGACCATCTACCTATGTAACTTCCGCGTGTCGGTGGATGGGGAATGGCTGTGCCTGCGGGAGCTTAACGACATCTCGCTCACGCCTGATCCTGAGCCGGCTCATGAAG ACTCATGGGAGGATTTCACAGATTTGGTGGAGCAAATGCAAATGCTTGATGAGTTTAAAG ATCCGAAGGACCCTATTGCCATCGAGAGGCTTAACCTGATGAACATGGCCAAGCTGAGCATCAAGGGTCTGATTGAGTCTGCATTGAACCTGGGACGCACGCTGGACTCGGACTACGCCCCACTGCAGCAGTTTTTCGTCGTCATGGAGCACTGCCTGAAACACGGACTTAAAA gTAAGAAGACATTCCTTGGTCAAAATAAGTCTTTCTGGGGTCCTTTGGAGCTGGTGGAAAAGTTGACTCCAGAAGCGGGGGAGATCACAGCCAGTGTCAAAGACCTTCCTGGGCTCAA AACTCCATTAGGAAGAGGCAGAGCGTGGCTTCGCTTGGCATTGATGCAGAAGAAGCTCTCAGATTATATGAAGACCATCATCAACCGAAAAGATTTGCTGAG TGAATTCTATGAGCCCAATGCTCTTATGATGGAGGAGGAAGGAGCAGTGATCGCTGGGCTGTTGGTGGGCCTAAATGTCATTGATGCTAACTTGTGCATGAAGGGAGAAGATTTAGACTCACAG GTTGGAGTCATTGATTTTTCCATGTATCTGAAAGATGGAGCTCACAGCAGCAAAAGCACAGAGGG TGACGGACAGATCACAGCTATTCTTGACCAGAAGAACTACGTTGAAGAGCTGAACAGACATTTAAG TGCGTCAGTGAATAACCTGCAAGCCAAAGTAGACGCATTGGAAAAATCCAACACAAAACTTACGGAGGAA CTTGCCGTCGCAAACAACAGGATCATCACTCTGCATGAGGAACTGGAGAGAGTGAAGGAGGAAAGCTGTTATTTAGTGGAATCTAGTCGCAAG GCATCAAGAGCAGAGGGTACTGCGAATGGTCAAGTACTTGGAGAAACTCGCAAACAGCTCAAAGAGGAGACTCAGCTCAGACTG GATGTTGAGAAGGAGCTAGAGCTGCAGATAGGGATGAAGCAGGAGATGGAGTTGTCTATGAAGATGTTGGAGAAAGACATCTGTGAAAAACACGACGCTCTGGTGGAGCTCAGACAGCAGTTGGATGACATGCGTACACTCAACCATGAGCTTTCTGTCAAGTCACAG AGTTCTGAGGGTAGTGCAAAACAAAAGAGTGACATCATCGGCCGCTTGGAGGAGAAAACAAACCAGATGGCAAATGCCATTAAACAGCTGGAGAGCAG ATGTAAGAAGGCGGAACGAGAGCGAGATCTGGCGGACGAGGCTAATCGATTGTTCAAGCAGGAGTTTGGGGACAAGATTGAAAGTCTGCAGCAAGAGGTGGAACAGTTACGAAAACAGAG ATCAGTTTTGGAGCAAGATCTCAGGAAATCGAGAGAGCATCACGGCAGCCACAGTTCTGATTCTCTGTTGGGAAAAACGCCACCACAGAGAGATATGAAACAACATGTGGAGGAGATCAGAAAG GAGTTAGAAAGCGTcagaaaagaaaatgacacaCTACGCACTGTGCTTGAGGAAAAGTCGAGCCTTGGATCTAGTTT GACACTGTCACATGACGGCGAACAGGTGCTGCATTTAACT GATCAGTCTGAAGACATAGACCCTTTAATCTGTCCTATGTGTGAAAACCAGAACTCACTGACCACACCTAAG AAGCAATGTAAGAACTGCAGTGGTGTGTTTTGTGAGAACTGCGTGGCTAAAGAACTTCCTCTGCCTTCCTCCATCAACCCTGAACACGTGTGTGATGTCTGCTACTCGCGGTTACTGCAGCAGTACGCCTCCACACCATCCTGA
- the grsf1 gene encoding G-rich sequence factor 1: protein MSVFSRSSFVLSFFRCVRRQQFSCLESFDYIRTAQSAAAAGTRCSHSWSARCLTNYNTKHIWTSYQRNLSSEAPSKEDEYPPLPEYSPTEETQTKEVFVIRAKGLPWSCTSEDIMSFFSDCRIRGGVQGIHIIHNRNGRPTGQAFIELEHEEDVGKALDQHKQYLGQRYIEVYEVTNKDADAILKATEESSESDGVIRLRGLPFSCTEKDVIQFFSGLQIVEDGVTIILNRKGRNSGDAFVQFATKEMAGKAIERDREVMGNRYIEIFPSRKSEIQAQNGRGRNVTSENTASAMHTSTSHKARTANPVSTTHHSSSKPDNLIHMRGLPYGCTADDIVKFFSPIRLDRVLIEYGPGGRPTGEAEAYFTTHQDAVAAMSKDREYIMERYVELFLNSPPTKEE from the exons ATGTCTGTATTCAGCAGGAGCTCGtttgtgttgtcttttttcCGCTGTGTTAGAAGACAGCAGTTTTCCTGCTTGGAGTCTTTTGATTATATTAGAACTGCGCAATCCGCAGCAGCAGCAGGAACTCGATGTAGTCATTCATGGTCAGCGAGGTGTTTAACAAACTATAACACCAAACATATATGGACATCATACCAACGAAATCTGTCTTCTGAG GCACCATCTAAAGAAGATGAGTACCCACCTTTACCAGAATACTCTCCCACTGAAGAGACCCAGACTAAAGAAGTGTTCgtcatccgtgccaagggtctTCCTTGGTCATGTACTTCAGAAGACATAATGAGCTTCTTTTCAG ATTGTAGGATCCGTGGTGGAGTTCAAGGAATCCATATTATACACAATAGGAACGGCAGGCCGACTGGACAGGCCTTCATCGAGTTAGAGCACGAGGAGGATGTTGGCAAAGCATTAGACCAGCACAAACAATACCTAGGGCAGCGCTATATTGAAG TGTATGAGGTCACAAACAAGGATGCTGATGCCATATTAAAGGCTACAGAAGAAAGTTCAGAGTCAGATGGAGTGATCCGACTCCGAGGTCTTCCCTTCAGCTGCACAGAAAAGGATGTCATTCAGTTTTTCTCTG GGTTACAGATTGTGGAAGATGGAGTTACAATAATCTTAAATAGGAAAGGCAGAAACTCAGGGGATGCTTTTGTGCAGTTTGCCACAAAGGAAATGGCAGGCAAGGccatagagagagacagagaggtcATGGGAAACAG GTACATTGAGATCTTCCCCAGCAGAAAAAGTGAGATCCAGGCACAGAATGGAAGAGGGCGTAATgtgacttcagaaaacacagccAGTGCCATGCACACATCCACATCGCACAAGGCGAGAACTG CAAACCCAGTGTCAACAACACATCACAGTTCCTCTAAGCCTGATAACCTCATTCACATGAGAGGTTTACCCTATGGATGTACAGCAGATGACATTGTAAAA TTTTTCTCTCCCATCAGACTGGACAGAGTTCTTATAGAGTATGGTCCTGGTGGACGACCCACTGGTGAGGCAGAGGCCTATTTTACAACACATCAGGATGCAGTAGCAGCCATGTCCAAAGACAGAGAGTACATAA TGGAGCGATACGTTGAGTTGTTCCTGAATTCACCACCAACTAAGGAAGAATAA
- the rufy3 gene encoding protein RUFY3 isoform X4 has protein sequence MSDLTPHSEAPTPTTDKITQAARETIYLCNFRVSVDGEWLCLRELNDISLTPDPEPAHEDPKDPIAIERLNLMNMAKLSIKGLIESALNLGRTLDSDYAPLQQFFVVMEHCLKHGLKSKKTFLGQNKSFWGPLELVEKLTPEAGEITASVKDLPGLKTPLGRGRAWLRLALMQKKLSDYMKTIINRKDLLSEFYEPNALMMEEEGAVIAGLLVGLNVIDANLCMKGEDLDSQVGVIDFSMYLKDGAHSSKSTEGDGQITAILDQKNYVEELNRHLSASVNNLQAKVDALEKSNTKLTEELAVANNRIITLHEELERVKEESCYLVESSRKASRAEGTANGQVLGETRKQLKEETQLRLDVEKELELQIGMKQEMELSMKMLEKDICEKHDALVELRQQLDDMRTLNHELSVKSQSSEGSAKQKSDIIGRLEEKTNQMANAIKQLESRCKKAERERDLADEANRLFKQEFGDKIESLQQEVEQLRKQRSVLEQDLRKSREHHGSHSSDSLLGKTPPQRDMKQHVEEIRKELESVRKENDTLRTVLEEKSSLGSSLTLSHDGEQVLHLTDQSEDIDPLICPMCENQNSLTTPKKQCKNCSGVFCENCVAKELPLPSSINPEHVCDVCYSRLLQQYASTPS, from the exons ATGTCCGATCTGACGCCCCATAGCGAGGCCCCCACCCCCACtactgacaaaatcacacagGCTGCCAGGGAGACCATCTACCTATGTAACTTCCGCGTGTCGGTGGATGGGGAATGGCTGTGCCTGCGGGAGCTTAACGACATCTCGCTCACGCCTGATCCTGAGCCGGCTCATGAAG ATCCGAAGGACCCTATTGCCATCGAGAGGCTTAACCTGATGAACATGGCCAAGCTGAGCATCAAGGGTCTGATTGAGTCTGCATTGAACCTGGGACGCACGCTGGACTCGGACTACGCCCCACTGCAGCAGTTTTTCGTCGTCATGGAGCACTGCCTGAAACACGGACTTAAAA gTAAGAAGACATTCCTTGGTCAAAATAAGTCTTTCTGGGGTCCTTTGGAGCTGGTGGAAAAGTTGACTCCAGAAGCGGGGGAGATCACAGCCAGTGTCAAAGACCTTCCTGGGCTCAA AACTCCATTAGGAAGAGGCAGAGCGTGGCTTCGCTTGGCATTGATGCAGAAGAAGCTCTCAGATTATATGAAGACCATCATCAACCGAAAAGATTTGCTGAG TGAATTCTATGAGCCCAATGCTCTTATGATGGAGGAGGAAGGAGCAGTGATCGCTGGGCTGTTGGTGGGCCTAAATGTCATTGATGCTAACTTGTGCATGAAGGGAGAAGATTTAGACTCACAG GTTGGAGTCATTGATTTTTCCATGTATCTGAAAGATGGAGCTCACAGCAGCAAAAGCACAGAGGG TGACGGACAGATCACAGCTATTCTTGACCAGAAGAACTACGTTGAAGAGCTGAACAGACATTTAAG TGCGTCAGTGAATAACCTGCAAGCCAAAGTAGACGCATTGGAAAAATCCAACACAAAACTTACGGAGGAA CTTGCCGTCGCAAACAACAGGATCATCACTCTGCATGAGGAACTGGAGAGAGTGAAGGAGGAAAGCTGTTATTTAGTGGAATCTAGTCGCAAG GCATCAAGAGCAGAGGGTACTGCGAATGGTCAAGTACTTGGAGAAACTCGCAAACAGCTCAAAGAGGAGACTCAGCTCAGACTG GATGTTGAGAAGGAGCTAGAGCTGCAGATAGGGATGAAGCAGGAGATGGAGTTGTCTATGAAGATGTTGGAGAAAGACATCTGTGAAAAACACGACGCTCTGGTGGAGCTCAGACAGCAGTTGGATGACATGCGTACACTCAACCATGAGCTTTCTGTCAAGTCACAG AGTTCTGAGGGTAGTGCAAAACAAAAGAGTGACATCATCGGCCGCTTGGAGGAGAAAACAAACCAGATGGCAAATGCCATTAAACAGCTGGAGAGCAG ATGTAAGAAGGCGGAACGAGAGCGAGATCTGGCGGACGAGGCTAATCGATTGTTCAAGCAGGAGTTTGGGGACAAGATTGAAAGTCTGCAGCAAGAGGTGGAACAGTTACGAAAACAGAG ATCAGTTTTGGAGCAAGATCTCAGGAAATCGAGAGAGCATCACGGCAGCCACAGTTCTGATTCTCTGTTGGGAAAAACGCCACCACAGAGAGATATGAAACAACATGTGGAGGAGATCAGAAAG GAGTTAGAAAGCGTcagaaaagaaaatgacacaCTACGCACTGTGCTTGAGGAAAAGTCGAGCCTTGGATCTAGTTT GACACTGTCACATGACGGCGAACAGGTGCTGCATTTAACT GATCAGTCTGAAGACATAGACCCTTTAATCTGTCCTATGTGTGAAAACCAGAACTCACTGACCACACCTAAG AAGCAATGTAAGAACTGCAGTGGTGTGTTTTGTGAGAACTGCGTGGCTAAAGAACTTCCTCTGCCTTCCTCCATCAACCCTGAACACGTGTGTGATGTCTGCTACTCGCGGTTACTGCAGCAGTACGCCTCCACACCATCCTGA